From the Deinococcus roseus genome, the window CCAGGGGTGGGTTTTCCAAACTGCCAAACCCAGAAGTGTTTTCCTGGTCCAGCACGCAGCTTCCTGAAAAAACCATGGTTTCCCCATCGTCTTGCAGGGCCACAGGCAACTCTTCCCAGTGGATCAGGTCTTTTGACACGGCGTGTCCCCAGCTCATGTTGCCCCAGTCGGTGCCGTGAGGGTTGTACTGGTAAAAAAGATGGTATTCCCCGTTCAAAAAGATCAGGCCGTTGGGATCGTTGAGCCAGTTCTTTGCAGCAGAAAAGTGGTACTGGGGGCGGTGCTGCTCCTGAAACAGCGCCTGGACTGAGGTTTCCTGAATCATTGCTTCACGGCTCCCATGGTCAGGCCCGACACGATGCGCTTCTGCATGAAGAAGGAAAACAGCATCACCGGAAGGGAAAACAGGATGGACATGGCCGCCATGGCCCCCCAGTCCACGCTGTACTGGGTGTTGAATTCTGCGATGGCGATGGGGGCAGTTTTGGCATTCACAGTGGTGAGGAGAAGCGAAAACAGAAACTCATTCCAGGAGGTCAGGAAGGCGAAAATCGCGGTCACCGCAATGCCTCCACTCGCAACAGGCACAATCACCCGGATCAGGGCACCGAAACGGGAGCAACCATCCACCCGTGCGGCTTCTTCAATGGCGGTTGGGAAGCCTTCAAAGAAACTGCACATCAGCCAGATCGATAAGGGCAAATTGATGGTGGTGTGGGCCAGAATCACCGCCAGGTGGGTGTCGATCAGGTGCAGGTTCTTCATGAAATTGAACAGGGGCACCCCGATGGAGATGTAGGGAATCATGCGGGCACACAGGGCCAGCACCAGAAAAAGCCTGCCGGGAACGGTGGAATAGCGGGTGATCCCGTAAGCTGCTGGCACCGAGAGCACCAGGGAAAGCAGCGTGCTGCACAGCGCAATGATCAGGCTGTTGGAGAAGGATTTGAGGGTGCCAGGGTTGGCCAGCACGGTCAGGTAATTCTGCAAACTGAAGGCCTCTGGCAGCAAAGTGGGCGGCACGGTGATGGCGTCCACTGCAGGCTTTAAAGAGGTGGAGAGCAGGTAGAAGTAGGGAAACACGTAGGCGGAGAGGAACAGCAGGATGGCAAATCCAGCGATCAATTGCAGGGTCAGGCGGGGGGTCATGGCATCCTCCTCAGTGCTTTCCGGGCTTCCAGATGGAGAAAAAGAGCGTCAGGCTGGCGATGAGTAAGCCCACCAGAAACAATGTCGCGGTGGCAGAAGAGGACCCGAGGTCTCCGTAACGCACCATTTCGCGGTAAATTTGCAGGCTCAGCACATCGGTGGAGAACTGCGGGCCGCCTCCGGTCATCACCCAGATGATGTCGAAGGTGCGGGCTGCGTCGATGCCGCGCAAGATCAGCACCACGGCAATCACGGGCCTTAAAAGCGGCAGGATGATGTGCATGAACACCTGCAAAGGACTGGCTCCGTCGATGTTGGCGGCTTCTTTGAGTTCAACAGGGATGTTCTGCAGCCCGGCGTAAAGGATCATGGAAACGAAGCAGGTGGTGAGCCACACATCGGGCAAAGTCACCGAGTAGATGGCCAGGTCAGGGCTGCTCAGCCAGTTGATGTCGTTGGGGGTTTTGATCAGGTGCATCCAGTACAGCACCCAGTTCACAATGCCGAAATTGTCGATCAGCATGAAGCGCCACAGGATCCCCCCCACCAGGGGGGAGATCATCAGCGGGAAGAGGAAGACGGTGCGCATCAGGTCGGATTTCCTGCCCAGGAAGGAGAAAAGCAGTGCAGAGGTGAACCCGAGCAGGAATTCGGCAAGCAGGGTGACAGCGGTGTACTGCAGGGTTCTGCCCACCGAAGTTCTGACCCGACTGGAGGAAAAGAGTTCCAGGTAATTTTGCAGGCCCGCGAAAGTGCTGCTGTCGGGATTGGTGAGTTTGATGTGCTGGAAGCTGTTGTACACCAGAATCCCCAGCGGATAGAGCATGAAGATGCCAATGAAAATCGCGGCGGGCAGCAGCAGCATGAGGACGTAATTCTGATCGGAGAGGCCCCGCCGGGGTTTCCGGGGACGGGTGTGCGTCTGGCCGCCACGGCTGACCATCAGCGGTAATTCTCGACTTCGGAAAGGGCCCAGTCCACGGCCTGCTCGGGGGTTTTCTTGCCAGAGAAAGCGTCCTGGATCATGGGGACCAGCACCTCATCGGTGATCTGCTGCCAGCTTTCCACCCTGGGGCGTCCGGCGGTGTTCTTGAAGTTCAGGGTTTTGATCAGGGCAGAGAGGTGCTCATAACCGGGTTTTTTCTGGTAGGAGGCGAAGGCGGATTTGCGGGCAGCCAGTCCCAGTGGGGCATCCAGACCCAGCACGTTGTTCTGGTAGGCGAACTTGACGAATTCTTCTGCCAGGGCTTTCTTTTTGGAGGTCTTTGGCACGATGTTGTACCAGGACCCGGCAATGGCGGCTGCGCCTGACTTCCCTCCAATGATGGGGGCCGCGCCGACTTTGCCTTCCACTTTTGAGTCTTCGGGGGTGAGCTTGTAGGCATGTGCCCAGAAGATGGTCATGGCGCTCTTGCCCTGGTAAAAGAGCTGCTGGGCGGCGTTCCAGTCCACATCCAGGGGTTGAGGGGAAACCTTCTGGGTGCGGTACAGGTCGGTCAGGTACTTCAGGGCAGAGACGTATTCATTGCGGTACTGCTTTAAAGCGTTGCCTTTGTCGTCCACAAAGAGGCCCTTCGCTCCGGCCTGCAGGGCGTAGGCCAGGAATTCGGTTTCCACCTTGCCTTTGACATCGGTGCCGTACAGGTCGATGATGCCGTCTTTGTTGGTGTCCCGCGTGAAGAATTTTGCAGCATCCTGAAAGGTTTTCCAGGTGGTGGGGACTTTGAGGTCGTATCCGAACTGCTTTTTGAAGTCTGCTTTGTTTCTGGGGTCTGCAAAGAGGTCTTTGCGGTAGAGCAGGATTTCGGCGTTGGTCCAGGTGGGCATGCCAATGTAGTGACCGCCGTACTGGGCATCTGCCAACAAAGCCGGGAAGATGTCTTTCCTCACCGCTGCAGTGAAGAGGCTGTCCAGGGGTTCTGCAAAACCCTGCAGCATGGGAAGCCAGGCCACATCCACCGTCGCCACATCAAATGAAGCGCTACCGGAAGCCATCTCTGCAGAGAGCTTTTCCAGCACCCCGGCGTAGGGCACATTCACAAAAGTGACTTTGTTTCCGGTGGTTTTTTCCCATTTTTTGGCGATGGCTTCCTGCAACTGGAAGCCTCCCCCTTCCACCAGCACGGTGAGGGTTTCGGCCTGGGCGGCCTGGGCAAGCAGGGCGAGAGACAAAAGGGACAGCAGTGGTCTGGTGCGTTTCATGACAGACTCCTCTGGAGAGGGGCAGGTGGGTTCTGGCCCTCGCTGGGTTGTGGTTATGGACCTGACTATAGACCCAATTGACAAGGTTGTCAACAGCAAGACAGAGACCATTGACAAGGTTGTCAATTCGGGTTTAAGGTGATGGCAACAAAGCAAGCCACTGGGTCCAGGACAACCCCTTTCCTTTACTCATGTCTGGGCTTTGTCACTTCTTACCCCCAGGAGAAAAACATGGACGTCTGGAACCCGAACAGCCCGCTCGGTGGGCTCCCCTTTGTCAAAAAAGCCCGCACCCTCAGAGAATCCAGCTACGACCGCACGGGCGGAAACCGCGACTTCCGGGTGGTCCCTGCAGGCGCAACCGAAGTCCTGATCGACCGCGAAGGGACTGGATGCATCAAGCACATCTGGATGACCACCCGCTGCTACGCCCCCCACTACCTGCGCAAACTGGTGCTGGAAATGTACTGGGATGGCGAGGAGAACCCCAGCGTGCGGGTGCCCTTCGGAGACTTTTTCGGAATCGGTCACGCCACCTGCAAACACTACGTGTCTTTGCCCCTCTCGATGGTCTTCGGAGAGCGCAGAGGTCCCAAGGGTCCCTTTGCAGCCTCCATGAACTGCTACTTCCCTATGCCCTTCGGAAGCCGCGCAAAAATCCAGATCATCAACGAATCGGAAAGCCCCATCGAGAACCTGTTCTTCTACATCGATTACGAACTCTACACCGATGAGGCCCCCGCAGACCTCGGGCGATTCCATGCCACCTGGCACCGCGAAAACCCCTGCGAACCCGTGGTCTACGAAGCCACAGAGGAAAATCCTGCTCCCTGGGACCTCCCCGGCCTGAACACCACTGGAGACGACAACTACGTGATTCTGGATGCAGAAGGCGAGGGGCACTATGTGGGCTGCGTGCTCAACATCGACAACTTCGACGCTTCAAATCAGGTCTACACCTGGCCCGGAGAAGGGGACGACATGATCTTCGTGGACGGCGAATCCTGGCCCCCGCAGATCCACGGCACCGGCACCGAAGATTACTTCAACTGCGCCTGGGGCTTCCCCAGTGGCGAATATGCTGGACCCTACCACGGCATCTCGCTGGGCAGCGACATTCAGGAGCATTTCGGCAAGTGGAGTTTGTACCGCTGGCACATCGAAGACCCCATCCGCTTCTCCAAATCCATCCGGGTCACCATCGAGCACGGCCACGCCAATGACCAGGGCAACGATTACTCCAGCGTGGGCTACTGGTACCAGCTGGAGCCCCACAAACCCCTCCCGGAACTTCCCCCTGTGGAAGACCGCCTGCCCAGACGCTGGCCTGAACACGGGCTCTGGGACAAGTGAAAGCAGAGAGGCCCCGCTGGAGACGGCGGGGTTGTGTGTTTTTGGGGCCGAGAGCCGAGAGCCGAGAGCTGAGAGCTGAGAGCTGAGAGCTGAGAGCTGAGAGCTGAGAGCTGAGAGCTGAGAGCTGAGAGCTGAGAGCTGAGAGCATCGTGGTTTAAGGGGACTCACCTGTCAAACCATCAAGCCATCCCAGATGGCATAAAATCACCTGCTTCATGTCTGAAAGCTTCAGCATAAGCCCTGGGTTTGCCCTCGGCCCTCGGCCCTCGGCGCATTGCTCTTCACCCTCGGCACTTCCCCCTTGCACCTTGCAATGCACAAAGCGTTATACTGTTTGACAACGTTGTAAACGATCGAAAACCCCCAGGAAAAGGACTGGATCCATGACCAAGAACGGCAGAGTCACCCTCAAAGACGTTGCAGAAGTTGCTGGAGTGTCCTTCAAGACCGTCTCACGGGTCGCCAACAACGATCCGAACGTGCGGGATGAGCTGCGCCAGAGGATCCTCAGAATCATCGATGAGATGGGCTACCACCCGAACCACGCTGCACGGCTGATGCGGTCTGGCACCTCCAGTGTGATCGGTCTCATGACGGACCGGATTTCCACCACCCCTTACGCCGGAAACATCGTGAAAGGGGCGCAGGAAGCCGCCTGGAAGCATGGCCAGATGCTTTTCATCATGAACACCGATGAAGACGATGCCCTGCAGAAAATCGCCATCGACACCATGATCAACCGGGGCGTGGACGGCCTGATTTTTGCTGCCGTGCACCACCGCAGGCTGACCCAGGAACAGGTGTCTGACCTCAAAAGGGGCATTCCCACCGTGCTGGTGGATTGCAGTTCCCCGGACGAAAGCATTTCCTCAATGGTTCCAGATGAAGAACAGGCCGGATATGAGGCCACCAGAGTGCTGATCGAGGCCGGACACACCCGCATCGGGTTCATCAATGGGCCTGCACGGTTTCCAGCAGCTGTGGGACGGCATCAGGGGTACCTGAGGGCACTCACCGAAGCCGGGGTTTCCACTGGCCGTGAACTGGTGGTTTCAGGCGGATGGTGGCAACGGGACGGTTATGACAATGCCAGCCGCCTGCTTTCGCTTTCCCAGCCTCCCACAGCGATTTTTTGCGCCAGTGACCGCATCGCCATGGGGGCCTATGACGCCATCAAAGAGCGGGGCATGAAGATTCCAGACGATGTGGCCATTGTGGGTTTCGACAACCACGAGATCATCGCTGCGCACCTGAGGCCCGCCCTGACCACCATGGAAATTCCCTACTACCACATGGGACGCTGGGCTGTGGAACGGGTTTTGCAGCTCAAAGAAAACCCCGAACTGCCTGCCACCTTTGAGCTGGCCCACTGCTCCCTGATTCTGAGGAATTCTGCAGGGTCAGGGGTCCCCCAGCTGGCTGAGTGAAATTTAAAGCAGCGCTTCAAGTTCGGCCTGATCGAAACTGCCCCCCGGACGCTGGGAAACCTTGCGGTAGATGATCTTTCCGCTCTGGTCAATCAGGATGGTGCCGTTCCACTGCAGGAAACCCAGGGTTTTCTCCAGGCTGTAGGCGCGGTACACGCTGCGCTCCGGGTCAGCAGCAATGGGAAAAGGGAACTGGAAGCGCTGGGCCACGGTGGTGGCGGCTTTTTCGTCTCCTCCGCCAATCACGATCACCTGCACGCCTTTCTGTTTGAGCAGGGGGTGGATGCGGTGAATGGCCATCACGCTGCGCATGCACAGGGGGCAATTGAATTCCCGCATGAAGTACAGCAGCACTTTGGATTTGCCGCGGTGGTCTGCCAGACGCTGCACACCCTGGCTGGAAGGGATTTCAAAGGTGGGTGCGGTTTGCTGGGCGTGCTGGGTCATCTGGGTCATGGGGTGGTCCTTTCCAGAACAGGTGCAGTGTGAATGGCTTCTAATGCGGCACGTGCGCCTTCTGCTGCACTGGTGACGGCCTGACGGTAGGGGCTGTCCGTGACTTCCCCAACAGCGTAAACGCCCGCTTTGCTGGTGCGGCCCCTCTGGTCGGCAACAATGTGTCCCTGAGGGGTGAAGTCCAGCTGTCCTGCAAAGAGCTGGCTGCTGGGCGTGGACCCAATGCACACAAAAACAGCATTGGTGTGCAGAAGGCGGGTCTGCTGGCTCTGCAGGTCTTCGATCAAAACCCGTTCCACCTGATCAGAGCCCTGAATTTCAAGAAGTCTGGTGTGTAAATGCAGGTGAATGTTGGGTGCAGCCTGCACCTGTTCCTGCAACACCTTTTCAGCACGGAACTGTCCTGAACGGTGAAGGAGCAGCACTTCTTTTGCATAACGGGAAAGCTGCAGTGCATCCGTCAGGGCAGTGCTTCCCCCTCCCACCACCACCACAGTCTGGCCTGCATAAAGCGGTCCATCGCAGGTGGCGCAGTGCTCGACACCAGCGTTGTGAAACTCCCGTTCACCAGGAATGCCCAGTGTTTTCGGGGTGCTTCCGGTGGCGATGATCAGCTGGTCTGCACGGATCTGCTGTCCATCGTCGGTGTGGATCAGGTAAGGACGCTGCTCCAGACGGACCTGGCTCACAAAAGCATCCAGGTACTGCGCTCCGTATTTCTGGGCGTGGCGCTCCATCTGCACAGCCAGGTCAAAACCGCTGATGCCGTCTGGAAAACCAGGGAAATTGTCGATCTGTTCGGTGGTGGTGATCTGGCCTCCGGGGGTCTGTCCACGGATCACCAGAGGATGCAGGCGGGCACGGGCAGCGTAAAGGGCAGCGGTCAGTCCGGCAGGTCCCGAACCGATGATCACCAGGGGTTGAATCTGAGAAGTCATGGAAGCCTTTCTGGAGCAGCGTTCTGGTTTGCAGGGCTGCTCTGCTGGATCTGCCTTCAAGGTACACTTCCACTTTATGCATGTCCATCACTATTTTCCTGCAGCATCATCACTTATCATCTACATGATGATCGAGATCCGTTTGCTGCGTTATTTTGTGGTGGTGGCAGAGAAACTGCATTTCGCCCGTGCTGCCGAAGAACTGCACCTCGCTCCCCAGCCGCTCAGTCAGGCCATCAGACGGCTGGAAGACCAGTTGGGGGTGCAACTGTTCCTGCGCACCTCCCGCAAGGTGGAACTGACCCCTGCAGGGCAGGTCTTTTACACGCGCACCCGTTCCCTCTTGACCCAGCTGGAAGAAACCATCCAGCTCACCCAGCGGGTCTCCCGTGGCGGAGCAGGCTCCATGCGGGTGGGTTATGTGCCTGGAGCAACTGCCAGCATCCTGCCGCAACTCATCCAGATCTGCAATGCGCAGTACCCGGATTTGCGCCTGCATCTGAAGGAAATGACCGCTCTGGAGCAACTGAACGCCCTGGAAAACCAGCAACTGGACGCTGGCATCATTGTGGGCCTGACCTTTCCTGGCCCCATTCAGCACCTGCTTTTGAAACAGGAACCTCTGGTGGCGGTGCTGCCTGCAGGGCATCCTCTGGCTGGGCAATCCCTCACCCCCGAAATGCTGCAGAAGGAATCCATCATCGGATATGATCCTCTGCACTGCCCGGAACTGGTGACTTTCATTGATGAGGTGGCCCCTGCAGGACACCGCCAGAAAGAGCTGCGTCAGGTGGTGATGTCTGAAGCGTCTGCCCTGAGCCTGGCAGACGCTGGTCTGGGCATCGCCATCGTGACCGAAAGCCAGGGAAAACGGGCCAGCACTGCCAGGGTCTCCCCCATCCTGCACACCCACACCAGTTACCATCTGGTCTGGCAGGACAACGGCAACCCCACCGTGCAGGGCATGCTGAGCCTCAGAGAACACCTGCATTTGCCGTTGCATTGAAGCTCTGGCAAACTTCTGGTGTACCTCTGGACAAAAGCGCAGGTGAATCCAGAAGACTTCACCTGTTCATCGGGGTTCTCCCAGTGTTCCCTGCGCACCAGAATGCACAGCTTCAGTTGCAGTTGGGTATCTGTCACAGACACCCGTACAGGTCAATGGAGCCAGGCTGCAGCACCAGCAGGGTGTGGAATGAAGTGCAAGAACATGAGGTGGATGCTGCGCGGGACCCACATACAGCCGTGCATGAAGGCCGTCAAAAGTATCATTTCGGGCACCTGTCGCCCCACAGATGCCCGAACATGGGGCATGCTTAAAGTTGTGTTGATCCTGCTGGCCCTGCTGGGATGGTCCCAGGCCAGCGAAATGGAAATGAAACCCTTCTCCAACCCCAGAAGCAGCCTCAAAATCATGAAACAGCAGCAGCTGCCCGACGGCCGCAGGCAGGTGGTGTACCTGATGCGGGCCATCAGCAAAAAGGGCGAGGTGGTCCAGGCCACGTTCACCGCCAGAACGAAGCCCGGCTCACGGGTCATTCAGGAATTTGAGTGGAAACATCCCCTGATCCCACCCGGAGACAGGGCAGCAAATGATGCCATGGGTGCCAGCCTGGGATTGACGATGCGTGCAGTGATGGGCTGCTTTGACCTGAACAGAGCAGACCCGGAGCCTTTTTTCCAGGTCCTCGAGCCGGCCTTCACAAAGCACCATGCCACTGGCAAGAAAGCCCAGATCAAAACGGTGCTGAAAGACATGGCTGGCATTTTGCTCCTCAATAACCAGCAAATCACTTACACCTTCAGGGTCAACAAAATGGTCCGTCCGAATTACTGCTCCGTCCCCAGGTAGCATCCTGGTCCATTTGCCCTTCACTTCAGGGCAGGACTGCCCACAGGTTCCAGTGAAAAACCCAGGGTGTGCATGACCGGCCACGGTTCGGGGCCGGGAATGTGGGTGGACAGCAATGAAGCTCCCCCTTTTCTGTGCGTTCTTCCGCGTCCCGCTTGCGGATTCTATTGTTTTCTGCGAAGAATGAGTTTGACATGCGTGTTGTCCCTCACGGTGATGCCAAAGTCTCTGTAGATGACATTACGAAGGAAAGGCAACACATAATGTTCGTGATGCACGAAATAATACTTGCTGCCCACAATTTCCAGAAGACGCTCATAAGGAAGAGCGAAGTAGTTTTCTCTGTTCTCACGGTCAAAGTTGTCTTCATAGCGGTACTTCAGAAGATAATGAAGCATGTCCCTGTCTGAATGAATCTCACCCCAGAAGTCTGTGTATTCTTGAAGGGTTGCGGGGTTTGCTTTTGTTCTGAGACGCATCAGGTCGTTGATGTCAATCGGGCGGTTTGCTGTGCGAGACAGACTCATGTCACGAATGAAGATGTACTCTGGACAATCAGAAAAACCGCCACCAAAAATGGTTTTTTCGAATTGTCTCAGGTCCGTTCCATAACTGTAGATCTCGTGCAAGACGCTTGATAAGATCACGGCAGTTTTGTCCGTTCCAAAGATGGAAGGAAGGTCTTTCATGTCACCCACAACACTGACACAGGGATTGCCCTGGAACCTGTTGTGTAAAATTCCCAGCATTTCAAGGCTGTTGTCCACTGCGAAATACCTTTTGGTGTTGCCAAACCGGTTGTACAGCAGTTCAATCAAACTTCCATCTGCTGCTCCAAAATCAACAATGTTGTGCACCTCGTTGCAGTAGTCCAGAAAGTAAAGCTTGTCCATCAGACCCTGTTGCATGGCGGCGTTGTATTCTTCCAGGAGATTGCCGTTCATAAACCTCTGTCCTCCGTGCGACGCAAGTGCCAAAGTTTCGAAATCCCAATGTCATGGACGGTTTGCTGTTCCATGGGTGGTGCAGTGGGCTGCTGATCAACCAGACTTGCGTTTCTGTATTAAGGTTCCAACACGCTTTTGGTGAAGCTGACTTGACCCAGAGGGCTCAGGTCCGAGGGCAGCTGGAGTTCCAACCACACACAGCTTGAGGTTCCCTCCGTGCCAGGTGTCCGTATCCTTCAAACGCCACATGGACCCTGTTTATATCATTTTTGTGGTCTGGAAGCACTTATGGTGGGTTCTCATTTCGGAGGAGCACCTTAAAGGATGCATGACTTCACTCAGCACCTGTTGCCTGCCGCACTGCATCTTTTGAGCGTTCAACGGCAAAAAGGTCAACGTTTCATGGGTTGCATCACCAGGTCAACCCCCCATCCTCAGTGACCACACAGCAAGATGAACTTTTCATGCAAAAAGGATGAACTTCAGTTCAGAAGAATGCAGGACTGGAACCTTGCAGAGCCTGTTTATGGTGTAAGCATCACCCCCTGGTGAAGGAGAAACCATGAAAACCCTGATGATGACTGTTTTGCTCACTGCCCCGGTGGCTGCTGCCCCCCAGATCCAGAAGGTGGACCTGCACCTCAAACATGAAGCGGGCACTTTCACGGTGCAAGCTGCCCCAAAAGCCTCCCCCACCCTGGGGATCAAGAACCCCACCGTGAAAAATGGGGTGGCTTACCTCAGCCAGAGCAGTGTTGCTTCCGACTGGAAGGTGGGCCTCAGCCCGAAATTGCCCCTGGACCTGCACCTGTCGAGCAGTGCCAGTGACGTGAACGCCAACTTGCTGGGCCTGAACATCAACACCCTGGAGATCAACCACACCGCTGGAGATTACCAGTTGAAGTTGCCTTCAAAAACCCTCACAGGGAAATTGAAAATGGATTCACTGGACCTCAAAATCACTGTTCCCAAAGACACCGGCCTGAAACTCAACCTGCAAAAATTCATTTCAGGCAGTGTGACCATTGAAAGGAACCGGGTGGCGGAGGGAGCAGAAGTGACGGGAAGTTACCAGACCGGCAATTTTGACACGGCCAGCAAGAAAATTGAACTGGACGTCACCTGGCAGGCCGGAGCGTTGACGGTGGTGCGCTGAGGGCTGCACCTGCCAGGCACCCACCACGACCATGCAGGCTTCGTGGGCAATGTGGCGCATGTTGCTCTGTCAGATGTCCCGTTCGTCCATGATACCGGGCTTCTTGAAACACCGCCACCTGACTGTTCTGAAGGTCAGGTGGTCCATGTTCTCCCCTTTTTCAGCACCGTAGAACCTGCCTGCATCAACAAGTGACACCCACCTCTAGAGGCAAAGAAAAGACCCGCAGAAAAACCTGAGGGCTGGACAAATGGGTGCTGGCTTCTTCAGCAGGACAGTGAATTGGCACCCACACCCTCAGGATCAGGAGTTTCTCCGATTCTGAATCAGGGGAATGCCAAAAAAACGCCAGGGATTCACCGGGAAAAGGGACAATCTGAGAATTTTTGCAATTTCAAAAATTCAGAGCTTCAAAATCCTGATCGGCAAGTCTTTTTGGAAGCGGTTTCTCTTGTGCCAGTGGTTTACCAGCGTGATGCTCCATTACATTCACCACTTGGTGTACAGCGTACACTGAGGGTGTTTCCAGAGGCACCGTCCTGTTTTCAAATTGATCTCTGCCGTCTGGCACTCCAAATTCCCTTTCAGGAGGAAACATGTCATCCAAGCTTGAACAACTGAAAGCCCATTCTGTGGTGGTTGCCGACACCGGAGAAATCAACGCCATCAAGGAATTCCAGCCCCAGGACTGCACCACCAACCCCTCCCTGGTGCTGAAAGCCGCCCAGCGTCCCGAGTATGCCCATCTGGTCACCGAATCCATCGAATGGGCCAAAAAGCGCAACAGTGAGCATGTTGCCTCAGACGCCATTGACAAGCTGGCCGTGCGCATCGGGACTGAACTGACCCGACTGGTGCCCGGTTACGTCTCCACCGAGGTGGATGCATCACTGTCTTTCAACACCGAGAAGATGATCGAGAAAGCCCGCAAGCTGATCGGCCTTTACGCAGAAGAAGGGGTCGCCAAAGAGCGGATCCTGATCAAGATCGCCACCACCTGGGAAGGCGTGCAGGCTGCAAAAGTGCTGGAACAGGAAGGCATCCGGTGCAACCTGACATTGGTGTTCGCACTGGAACAGGCCATTGCCTGTGCCCAGTCTGGCGTGACATTGATCTCCCCTTTCGTGGGCCGCATCACCGACTGGTACAAGAAAAGCCAGAAGGTCGAAAGCTTTGAAATCGCAGAAGATCCCGGCGTGAACTCTGTGAAGACCATTTACCGCCACTTCA encodes:
- the tal gene encoding transaldolase, which produces MSSKLEQLKAHSVVVADTGEINAIKEFQPQDCTTNPSLVLKAAQRPEYAHLVTESIEWAKKRNSEHVASDAIDKLAVRIGTELTRLVPGYVSTEVDASLSFNTEKMIEKARKLIGLYAEEGVAKERILIKIATTWEGVQAAKVLEQEGIRCNLTLVFALEQAIACAQSGVTLISPFVGRITDWYKKSQKVESFEIAEDPGVNSVKTIYRHFKDQGYQTIVMGASFRSAAQVEALAGCDRLTVSPQLLKELSEDLGELKRALDPAAQDGVQKDEILTEEAFRWGMNQNAMATEKLAEGIRQFHADYEKLQALIEQQLGVVSVH